From Actinoplanes oblitus, a single genomic window includes:
- a CDS encoding SAM-dependent methyltransferase — translation MADRRHALDRIDTTVAHPARRYNYLLGGKDNFAADRASAEAIEAAMPTIRLAALENRAFLQRAVQFLAERGIRQFLDIGTGIPSANNTHEVAQRIDPAARIVYVDNDPIVLTHARALLTSTSEGTTAYIDADLREPQSILDDPELQATLDFTRPMAVMLVAVLHFIRDDEDPQGIVDTLIDALPAGSYVVASHSTWEYLPSEAIEQLEAANPDGRFRARTGEQLEKLFSRLDLIEPGVQSVSQWWSEQATQPRPPIEDVAFNAIVGQVR, via the coding sequence GTGGCTGACCGGCGACACGCACTGGACCGGATCGACACGACCGTGGCGCATCCGGCCCGGCGCTACAACTACCTGCTGGGCGGGAAGGACAACTTCGCAGCGGACCGGGCCTCGGCCGAGGCGATCGAGGCCGCGATGCCGACGATCCGCTTGGCGGCCCTGGAGAACCGGGCCTTCCTGCAGCGTGCCGTGCAGTTCCTGGCCGAGCGCGGCATCCGGCAGTTCCTGGACATCGGCACCGGAATCCCGAGCGCGAACAACACTCACGAGGTGGCCCAGCGCATCGACCCGGCGGCCCGGATCGTCTACGTCGACAACGACCCGATCGTCCTCACCCACGCCCGTGCCCTCCTGACCAGCACCTCGGAGGGCACGACCGCCTACATCGACGCGGACCTGCGCGAGCCGCAGAGCATCCTCGACGACCCGGAGTTGCAGGCGACTCTCGACTTCACCCGGCCGATGGCGGTGATGCTGGTAGCCGTCCTGCACTTCATCCGCGACGACGAGGACCCCCAGGGCATCGTGGACACTCTCATCGACGCCCTGCCCGCCGGCAGTTACGTAGTCGCCTCCCATTCCACCTGGGAATACCTCCCGTCTGAAGCAATCGAGCAGCTCGAAGCCGCCAACCCCGACGGCCGCTTCCGTGCCCGCACCGGCGAACAGCTGGAGAAACTCTTCTCCCGCCTGGACCTCATCGAGCCCGGTGTCCAGTCGGTGTCCCAGTGGTGGTCCGAGCAGGCCACCCAGCCCCGCCCTCCGATCGAGGACGTAGCCTTCAACGCCATCGTCGGCCA